The Oscillospiraceae bacterium genomic sequence CATGAGTGCGTAAACTCTGTGAAAAGCGTGAACTGCAAGCCTTCGGGCGGATTTGTTAATGACAATAATAACTGAACGGAGAATAAATATGGATTGCTTATTTTGTAAGATAATAAAAGGCGAAATACCCTCTTCAAAGGTGTACGAGGACGATGTGATGTATGCTTTCAAGGATATAAATCCCCAGGCACCTGTGCATGTGCTGGTAATACCCAAGTCTCACATTCCTTCGCTTGACGGAATCAATGGCGAAAACAGTGCCGTTGTTGCAAAAATTTTTGAAAAGATACCGCAGATAGCAAAGAGTCTCGGACTTGAAAACGGATACAGACTTATTTCCAACTGCGGAGACGATGCTTGTCAGAGCGTTAAGCATCTGCATTTTCATATAGTCGGCGGCGCTAAGCTTTCCGAACAGATGGCATGACAAGATAACAGATAAATGCTGACTCATTTCAGACAAAGACCGCCGGCTTTCATTACGGCGGCTTTTGCTTTTTCGGTGGCGGTGTGCTATTTTGCCGGCACGATGAATATTGGTTTTGTCGGCAGAATACTCATTCTTGTCTGCATTGCCGCAGGAATTGTGTCTGTTGTTCTTTTACACCGTAAGCCGGTATATCTTGCACTTGTAACAGTGATGCTTGTATGTGTGGTCGCGTCGGTACATATTATGAAAGCAAATGCCGCACGAGAGGTGTATCTGCAAAGATATATCGGTAAAAATTTGAATATCGAGGGTATGGTTTACCGTTGCGATAACAGCGATGCAAGCCATATTGCCTATATCAGAGCAGACAGAGTTATGGGAGTAAGCGTGAAGCCGTTTAACATGGTAATCATAACCGATGCCGAGAAAAATGCTCCCACGCTTTACGACAGGGCAGTGTATAACGTGGATGTGCAAAGACCCGACAGCGGGCTTTACACACATTCTCAGGCGGATATATACCGTAGCCGAAGTGTATTTATTATGGGAAACGGAAGCTTTATAGCCGTGAAAAACACTGCCCGCGGGATATATTCTCTCTTGAAAACCGCACAGGATTTTCTCAAAAGCTGTATCGACCGTCTGTTCTACTCGGAGCTGTTCAAGGCTCTTATTACGGGAGACCGTAATGATTTGAGTGATTATGACCGGAATTTGTTTGCGCAGGCGGGGATATCTCATGTCCTGGCATTGTCCGGGCTTCATATTTCGATGATTCTTGCCTTTTTTCATAAGGGCTTCAATATACTCTCCGCCCCCAGAGCGGTGTACCACACAGGCGCGGTGCTTGTTGTGCTGTTCTATATGGCAATGACGGGTTTTTCATACTCGGTCACGAGGGCGGGAATAATGATGTTTTTCTTGGTGCTTTCGGTGGAGCTTTATAACAGATATGATGCTCTCAACGGACTTTGTACGGCACTTTTTGTCATACTTGCTTTTGACCCTTATGCCGTGGGGGATATGTCCTTTCAGCTTTCTTTTCTCGCCACGTTGGGAATAATAGTCATGGCATTGCCTTTTATAAAAAAGCTTGAAAAGAAAATGAATCCGGCAAAGCTCAGGCAGACTCCGTTTTTCAAAAGGATGGCTATGAATGCGGTGGGTATGATAGCTGTTTCGCTGACGGTTACATTTTCGGTTACGCTGTTCACTTTGCCTGTTATGATAATCGGATACGGGGATGCGGGTCTGGTGGCATTTTTATCCAATATTGTCGCTGTTCCGATGGCAGGCATTATTGTTACATCACTGCTTTTTTATATTATTCTTTCGCTTATTCACAGCGGTGCCGCATTACTTCTCGGCAAAGCTATTGACGGATTTACGGAGATTTTCTATAAGATTGTGCGTTTGTTCGCCGAAATAAGAATACCCGAGTATACGGTTGTTCCCGAGCTTGCAGATATTTTCGGTATAGTTCTTCTTTTGGCGCTGGTCATAATGGTGCTTTTCAATTCAAGATCCGTTTACTTTTTCATACCGTCGTTGCTTGCGATTGCATTGTGGACGGTGACACTTGGCATAGGTATGCGGGACGGTGTAAATGAGGTGCATTACCTCAACTATGCCGACACTCAGACTGTCATATTCAGAAAAGGCAACAGCGTGACCGTGTGTAACATGCGCGGCAATGATGCCTCTGCTGTCAAGGATTTCTGTGAGGAGTACAACATCGGGGTTATAGACAGGATTGTTGTTTCGGTACCGCAGGAGGATTATCGCAGGTATTTCGGTGCTATAATAGCCGACGGGATAGAAATAAAGAGTGTTCTTCACTGTCCGCTGTATAAAGATGAGCTTATTGTAAACAGATATAAAAAATATTTTAATTCTCATGCAATCGAATTTGAGTGCTTTGAGTATGGTACTGCGGTGAATACCCAAGACATAAGCTTTAA encodes the following:
- a CDS encoding histidine triad nucleotide-binding protein — protein: MDCLFCKIIKGEIPSSKVYEDDVMYAFKDINPQAPVHVLVIPKSHIPSLDGINGENSAVVAKIFEKIPQIAKSLGLENGYRLISNCGDDACQSVKHLHFHIVGGAKLSEQMA
- a CDS encoding ComEC/Rec2 family competence protein produces the protein MLTHFRQRPPAFITAAFAFSVAVCYFAGTMNIGFVGRILILVCIAAGIVSVVLLHRKPVYLALVTVMLVCVVASVHIMKANAAREVYLQRYIGKNLNIEGMVYRCDNSDASHIAYIRADRVMGVSVKPFNMVIITDAEKNAPTLYDRAVYNVDVQRPDSGLYTHSQADIYRSRSVFIMGNGSFIAVKNTARGIYSLLKTAQDFLKSCIDRLFYSELFKALITGDRNDLSDYDRNLFAQAGISHVLALSGLHISMILAFFHKGFNILSAPRAVYHTGAVLVVLFYMAMTGFSYSVTRAGIMMFFLVLSVELYNRYDALNGLCTALFVILAFDPYAVGDMSFQLSFLATLGIIVMALPFIKKLEKKMNPAKLRQTPFFKRMAMNAVGMIAVSLTVTFSVTLFTLPVMIIGYGDAGLVAFLSNIVAVPMAGIIVTSLLFYIILSLIHSGAALLLGKAIDGFTEIFYKIVRLFAEIRIPEYTVVPELADIFGIVLLLALVIMVLFNSRSVYFFIPSLLAIALWTVTLGIGMRDGVNEVHYLNYADTQTVIFRKGNSVTVCNMRGNDASAVKDFCEEYNIGVIDRIVVSVPQEDYRRYFGAIIADGIEIKSVLHCPLYKDELIVNRYKKYFNSHAIEFECFEYGTAVNTQDISFKLTAQSFSDYVLEADFCGKRLYFSVNIFSNKLCPIYPEGDICVLYGRGWYIPDTHRIDSRIIMAQEMMHQRISGARNLYKIPYAAGCIFNWSGEKISMRSIG